A stretch of DNA from Microcebus murinus isolate Inina chromosome 17, M.murinus_Inina_mat1.0, whole genome shotgun sequence:
ttgtctatttctcagcagggcatggtggctcactcctgtaatcctagcactctgggaggccaaggcgggaggatagctcaagctcaggagttcgaaaccagcctgagcaagagtgagacccctgtctctactaaaaatagaaagaaattaattggccaactaaaaatatatagaaaaaattagccaggcatggtggcacatgcctgtagtcccagctacccaggaggctgaggcaggaggattgcttgagcccaggagtttgaggttgctgtgagctaggctgatgccatggcactctagcccgggcagcagagtgagactctgtctcaaaaataaataaataaataaatttgtctatttctcttttccttatgaAAACTTGCAGAGCTTCttacatatttgtaattttccAAGTTGGTAGAAAACAGCAATCACTTATAAAAATGTCAGGAAGATGTTTAAACAGGTACTGATACTATATAAAGCCAAATGATTTCCTTAAAGGTGGGTGTCTGTGGTTTACACGGATATTTGAGATGTTAGATGGCAGCCTATAAAGGAGATCAACTTagaactttatttataaagaagttAGTGTATATTTTTACAgtctgaaagtttttattttagttaataattaattgaagctttcttttctattaatacttaatttctttaaaatactggGTTTATAATCTGTGTTCTGTGTTACTGATGAGGATTCAAATCTGTTTGGTTTACTTCAACTCAAATATCTACTGTAGCTTCTACTAAAATTACAATTACAGCTAAAATTACAATTACAATTATGCTTTGAGATTCGTCACAGAATCAAATGGAACTATTATGATTTTAAACCACCAAGAATATTGAATTTAAATGATGCAATTTTATTAATGAAGCTTTGCGTTGGCTGTTTGGGACGCTGCTGTTTGGAGTGTCCAAGGTGCTTCCTCCCCAGATGCGTGTGGCTGGATGCCCTGCCCTCCATCCGGCTGCTGACCCTATGAAGTACACAGAGACCTCCTGGGCACTTGCTCATCCTGGCATCATTTACAACAGCGTGAAAGTGGAAAATAACCTCTATGTCCAAGAGGCTAGTTAACACTTAAGCTAAATAGTTTAAATTATTACAGCCCTAAGATAGAATATTAGGCAGCCAAAGAAAAAAGTGTGCATGAAATTTTCACAAGGAAGAAATGTTTATgattaagtgaaaagaaaacaggaTACTACATTATAAGCAATATGATCAGCTATAAATTTGTATGCAtagaaaatgttaacagtggttaatTGGTAGAATTATGAGtgattttgcatttttcaatttttttaattaaatttttgtagagacgcaGTCTccccatgttgtccaggctggtctggaactcctgggctcaagcgatcctcccaccttggcctcccaaaatgctaggattacaggcataagccaccatgcctgtcttaATTTTGAGTTTTGTATGAATACGATTTAATATacacaggtattttttttaaagagagactATAATTGACTTGTTTTTAAGGTAATAATAGCTGTGTTTTATTTTGGCTTGGAGAGGAGTGAATTGAAAAGTAATCTTGAATGGTAATCCTTTCCTTAGCAATTACTTCTACAGGGTGGAGTGGGTGAAGGGTTAACCTCAGGACTCAGGAAAGCTCTGTTTGgtaaaaacaacagcaataacaacaaacgCCAATAAAAGGTAAGATTCATGAAGGATAACTGGTTTCTTTTAGGAAGTAAAGACTGAATTTctcaatcactttttttttttttttttttttttttttttttttagccagagtctcactctgttgcccaggctagagtgagtgccatggcatcagcctacctcacagcaacctcaaactcctgggctcaagcaatccttctgcctcagcctcccgagtagctgggactacaggcatgcaccaccatgcccggctaattttttctatgtatttttagtgtccaatttctttctatttttagtagagatggggtcttgctcttgctcaggctggttttgaactcctgaccttgagcgatccgcctgcctcggcctcccagagtgctaggattacagtgttttcttatttttattaatagtttggttTGATTTGACTTGGTTTGGAGTTTTTTGAGTCTTATTTAGTTTGGAGAACAATTGCTGTGAGAATCTATTTGGACTAGACATATTAAAATGAGTCTTTCTAAAAAGCATGTGACTAGAAATGAGCTGGAATGCAGCTTCTGTTGGAAAACTGCTtatgatcttttttaaaaaagatctgtatagaattttaatttggaaaaatatttgaactaaTATAGCTATATGCTTTTCATCCACAGTGCGTAAATACTAGGTATGCATTGAGAAATATTCTGTTATTTACAACCATCTTTGGTGAGTGCTTTGTCACCTCTGAATTATATTCTTCCTTCATTGTCTTTGTtcctttattctcttattttactaaaatgaatttttaaattaaatgcagAAAATCAGAATCGTATTACATAGATTATTACTCAAAGTAgagttttccttttattacaGTTTCAAGTGACTTGTCTAATAACATCTTCAGGTCTGTAAGAAAAAATATGGAGAGAAGTAATGGTTGATTTATATACCAATTAAAGTACAATTAAATAAATCCAAATCCAAAGTTTTCAATAAAGTACCTTAATTTcccatattaaaacatttttgtacagaaatattcagaatacagaaaaacataaatgttaaatgattttccttttagTCAAAGGGGAGTCGATGTGGATtgaaactcaaaatgaatcaacgGGGTGCACCCTCCAAACGAGAAAACATTACATCATGTTGGTGATTCTCCGTTACCATCTAACCATCAAGATTTTCCAGGAAATCATACTTTGCCAATAGTATGTCacctatttgcattttattatttttttattctttcttattttgtactttaaataaatgcagaaaaagtattacAGACATTGTAGTTTATTGGGGAGGCTGATAAAATGTCAACTCTATCAGGATGCAGGACAGCTTTTAACATTTCAGGATAACGGACTCTTCTCCCCAACAGAAGCACAATTTTAGGTCTTTGCAGAATCCCCTGAAATCCACTCTACCCTCCCATAACCAACTCACAGACTGATCCAGACAGAtttaaacttacttttttttggtctttcttttaatttaaaaggcattttgagctttgttttttaaatttttttcagcttttaaataAACTTCTAGATATCTTTCTCTCATGCTGCCTTTATGGCTGTATGTGCATCAAAAAAGTGAAGTTTTGACAATGACTTAACCATTTAATTGATGGCTAATAATTAATTATGTCTTAATCTAATTTGAAACAGCCAGCTGGACCCTGGGCAGTTCATCCTCATTCTAGTAGTTGCCGGACTGCTACCCGTGCCTTTCCCTGTGCTAGGCCAGGTTTATGTGGGCCCTGCCCTCAAGCCCTTGGCTTTGGGTGGATGGGTGCCTGGGCCTCAAGAGATCTGGAATTTGATGTGGGAGGGTGAAGGCTTAGAATCCAGGCAGCCTGGAGAAGGCTGCTTCTGGGCAGGTGGGACCTGTTCGAGCTGAACAGGTAAAGCTCTGTTTTTTCACTTTGCAGATGAAAGTTTAGAGACCCTCCCCTTTGATGTTTTGCAGCTTCTGTTTAGAGGACACAGTTTACAGTGATCTTATTTACCAGAATACCAGCTTTAGATATTAATAGGTCACTGATCAGTGAACTAGCTCTGATTGAACAGGATAATTTGCCAGCTGATTTAGGATAACCATTCTCAGTAAACAAATTGTTTACTgagaatttaatttgtttaaattgttcaattaaaatatgtttgcatATTCAGAATATTATAATATTCGTGAAtgctttaataaaacaaagttataTATCTCCATATATGTTACATGGACGTAAATCCAGTCTACTACCCGAAACTCAGTATTTATGTGCATCTTCAAGGATAAGTGTGAAATTCCACCAGAAAGGGAACGTTCCCATTGCAGGTGGCCAGGGTGGGGTCCTCAGGACCAGTCATGGAATGTGTCAGGGCTTCATGTACACATGAATCCTTTTTAAACGGTTACATGAACATGTAATCTCAAAAAGAAACTACCAGTTCTGTAGTTAACTTGTTATGATTTGTGTGTTTTGATTGAAGACTAACTTAAGGGGaagagtgaaaataaaatctgatttttaaataatacagtttttcattttaaatgtgtaCTTTTTAAGGAATTATGACAGAATGTTTTAGTTAGTCTATTTAGAAAAGGGCATTTGggaatatcttttattatttctagagATTTTCATGTAGCACAGAGGCAATAATTCTCATAGTGAACAAATATGGGATTATATTTTTCAGGGTGAAAGCAATCAAAAGATATGTGAAAGGTAACAATGACCTTACCATTTGTTCTTTAATAGAGTTTTCAATCCCAGCTTGCACCATTAAGTCATTTACATTCTTCTGCAAGTCCTCAATGCGATGCCCCATttcttccagtacaatgttgaggAGAACTGCATGTGTAGAATGGGAGCCCCGAGAAGCCAAAGACACCCTCGAAGACCCTCCCTCCAATTGCATCTGCTCTTCCTGGGTACTCATGAAATGCCATGGCAGATGCACCCTGCAAAATGAGGGCCTCCGAGGCAGCCGTAATGTGGGTGCATGTCAGCTACTTTCCCCGAGTTTTCTTGGTGTGTACCTTTAACCACTGAACTGTGAGCTCGGTTGTGAAAAGTGGGCTCCCCTTGCTTGGACGTAGATTTGCGGATATGAGGCCGTCTGGTATGTTTTAGCCAAACTCTAAGCATGTAAATATAATAGtagaaataaacttattttttataaatggggagggcgggggcggggctcttgctttgttgcccaggctggcctcagactcctgggcccaagccgtcctcctgccttggtctccggAGTTAGCTGGGCCTACTGTACATAGTATTCCTTGTAATCTATACTTGCCATGCCAAATGTGTGGTATTGCTGGTCACACAGGAAGTAAAACCTGCTAGGAGAGAATGGTAATTCACAACCAGGATGCCACACAAAATGTCAAAGGTAAGTACTGGGAAATCTTAGGCAGACAATCATCTACCGACAGCAGACAGCAAAAAGATGCtccaaggccgggcgtggtggctcacgcctgtaatcctagcactctgggaggccaaggtgggtggattgcttgaggttgggagttcgaaatcagcctgagcaagactctgtctctactaaaaatagaaagaaattaattgaccaactaaaaatatatatacaaaaaattagccgggcatggtggcacatgcctgtggtcccagctacttgggaagctgaggcaggaggattgcttgagcccaggagtttgaggctgctgtgagctaggctgacgccacggcactcactctagcctgggcaacaaagtgaaactctgtctcaaaaaaaaaaagatgctccaAGACAGTTTAGCAGTGGGAAAGCACTGCAGCATTTGTGAAAGATAGAAAAGGATATTTCTGATGGTTAATGTTGCAGTCAGAGCTTGAAAATGTTCTTGAAGTTCCTGAATCAGATTTTCTGcctgaaaaaatgaaacaaaaggcaACTGAATATAACATTTACTACTAGTGTACGGCACTTTAAGTATGTTGGAATAGACTCGTCCACAAATGGTCCTCTGACTTTTGACAAAGGCGCCAAAGCCTTTCGGTTTAGCGGAAGAAGGAACTCTTCCCAACAGATAGAGCCGCGTGCAAGCCGAGTTAGGGAGAGGCCTGGCCTCCCTCACCTGGCCGCGGGGAACCAGACCGGCACCTGACAGACAGAGGCGACCTGGGTAACTTGGGTTCCTCAAGGCCCCTCCAGGTGACCGGAAGTCGCCGCAGCCTCTCAGAGTGGGGCTCTCTTACACTTCCGCGGATCTATTGGCTGGCATTGGAGCCGCGAAAGCGCACCAGGCGGTGCGGGAATCTCGCTAAGTCGCCAACAGCGAGTCGTGTCGCGTTCACAGACCCTGGGCGGTTTCCCAGCTGGGCGCGGACCGCCTGCGTCTGCGTGACCGCGGATTAGTCTGCGCCTCCTAACGCGCCCTGCAGAGCCCACGCCTCTTCCTCGGGACTAGTGTCCCCGGTCTGGAACTCGGGCGGGGCGAGCGGGGAGGCTCCCGCACCCACCCCGCAGACCCcggcagggagggcggggagaCGCGAGGAAGGAGGAAgcgggtggaggaggggatgcgGGAACCGAGGCACTCACCGCGTCCCGCACCCACCCCGCAgacccaggcagggagggcggggagaCGCGAGAAAGGAGGaagtgggtggaggaggggatgcgGGAACAGGCACTCACCGCGTCCCGCACCCACCCCGCAgacccaggcagggagggcggggagaCGCGAGGAAGGAGGAAgcgggtggaggaggggatgcgGGAACCGAGGCACTCACCGCGTCCCGCACCCACCCCGCAgacccaggcagggagggcggggagaCGCGAGAAAGGAGGaagtgggtggaggaggggatgcgGGAACAGGCACTCACCGCGTCCCGCACCCACCCCGCAgacccaggcagggagggcggggagaCGCGAGGATGGAGGAAgcgggtggaggaggggatgcgGGAACAGGCACTCACCGCGTCCCGAAGCACGGCCCCGCCGGGGGTTTCTGGGCCCCGCGTGTCCATGTGGCTGCAGGCCAGAGCGTGGGGCCCGGGGCGTGAGGTCCAGTCCCGCGTGGTAGCGGCTCCCCGCTTGGCCCCTTTGCAGCCCGCAGCCAGGCTGCCTGGCGGGACACTGCACCCGCGGGACCCTGCACCTGCGGGACCCTGCACCTCGGGACGTGGCACCTGCAGGACCCTACACCTGCCGGACGCTGCACCTGCGGGACCCTGCACCCGCGGGCCCCCTAACACCTTCGGGACCCTGCACCTGGGGGACGCTGCACCTGCGGGACGCTGCACCTGCGGGACGCGGCACCCGCGGGACCCTGCACCTGCGGGATGCTGCACCTGCGCGGAGGCCGGCGCCGGGCGGGAGCGGCTCCTGGGCGGGGCGCGGTGTCCTGCGGTCAGAGAAGCAGGCGGTCGCCAGGGGAGCCGGGGCTGCTACTGTTGTAGTTGTGGTAAAGGAGACATGACAGAAGTCACCATCTTAACGCCAGGTGCGCAGTCCAGCGGCATGAGCACGCACACTGCGGCGCAACCGAGCCGCGGCTGTCTCCAGGCTTCCATCCTCCCAACCCGGGCTCGCCCCCGCCAAACGcggacccctcccccagcccctggcaccacCACCTGCCTTTTCTCCGCACAACCTGTGTTCAAGCGGCGCTGCCGCCTCTCTAACCTGCGACCTGGAGGCTCAGGGCGATCTGGGGCCACCCAGCCCCAAACACGCCACCGCCTGGGCGGTCAATTTGCCGCCTCTCCACTCTGCTGTTTCTGCAGATGTCAACTTTAGAACGGCTGTGGCCATTcctgaccccccacccccaacacacacctcCGTGTGTCTCTGGAAGCCAGACCCCAGGGTCCTTCCCGTCTCAGACTCGAGTGGTGGCTCGTGGGCCGCCTGGGGTGACCGGCCTCCCAGGCCCCTGTGCTCAGCAGTTACCTGTTTTGTTCACACGTCTGTTCGCTCTCGGGCTTGGAGCTCTGTGGGAGCAAAGCAGAGTCTCCGGGTTACGCCGGCAGCCGGGGAGCCCAGCCCAGTGAGGACTCGTTCCCCAGGGTTGCTGAATGTGTGCACAGGTAAAACAAGGCCAGGCACGCGCACACCGCCGTCCTCGGGAGCACGgaatcaaagccacagtgagatccCACTTCGCAGCCACAGGGACGGCTAGAATTAGACAAGAACAGTGTTGGACGGTGTGGGAATGACGCTCACCCACACACAGCTGGTGGGATGTGGCGCAGGGCGGCTGCTGGGCTGGTCCTCAGAGAGCTCAGCAGAGTGAGCGGTGACCCAGCCACTCCACCCCTGGGGGACGCCCAGGGACACAACAACATGGCATTGTCACCCCTCGGCAGACGTGCTTTTGTGCGATGGCGAGTCTCAGCCGTAAACAGGAAGGAACCCTGACACACGCTGCAACAGGGGTGAACGTGGTGCAGACACCAGCGGCAAAAGGACAGGCAGTGTGACTCCGTGTGCACGAAGCGTCCAGAGCAGGCAAagccatggagacagaaagcaggcgGGAGAGTGGCAGGGACTGCCCAAGAGGCCAGGGATTTCTTTGGGGGGGCGGACAAacaatgttctagaattagatttTGGTGAGAGTTGCACAACCCTGGGAACACACTAAAACCCAATGATTTGTTCCCTTAAATGGGTGGATTTTATGATACATGAACTGTATCTCAAagctattaaaatgataattttttaaaagcatggccATTTTGCCAGTTCTTGTGTCCTTTTGGCGTCTTcctctttttcccttctctgagaGGGGCTGAGATGGGAACAGTTGCAACAGACTCTGGGCGCTCAGGGAAAGGCAGGCTGAGCTGCCGCCCAAGGATGGCTCAGGGGCGAGGAATCCTGTCAGACCGCTTCTGGTTTCTCTTTGAAGGCTGAGGCTGCTGAGGAGGAggcggagggtggggaggagagggtgcaGCCAGCCCTGTGCCCAGGAAGTCGGCTGCTTGGCATGAGGGCAGTGAGTCCACGTTTCCGTCTGAAAGACGCTTTGGTTGCAAGGACCAGAACTCACGCGAGCTAACTCAAGGAAAACAGGAAATTATTCAGGAGCGAGACAAGGCAAAGAGCTGAGATGGCCAGCCTTCAGCCCTACCAGACTCTCTGGAGAATGTTCTAGTCTCCGGAGATGGGAGGAGCCGGACATAGGTGGCTGGGACTTGGGTGGGGTCCTTCTTCAGCCCACAGGCATGAAACCTGTCAGACggccttccttctttccttacttCCAGAAGGTCCTGGCACCTCCCCTCCTTTATTCTGAGAGCACTGAGACCAGGCTTTACTCCAGGGACAGCTGGCACTGCCGGCCCTGCACCAGCTGATTTTCAGGGACAGGGGTGCAGAGCAAACAGGATGCACGAGGGTGCGAGGCCGCTCCCTGGCTGGCCCACTGCTTTTCACATGGCTCAGGAGCCACATGGCTCAGATGCCACCAGCTGACCAGTAATAAAGCACTCCTGACATCCACACCAGGGAAGGCACACCTGAGCAGGGACTCTGGAGGGCCCACGAGCACCCCGTGGTGCTGGCCACCTTCAGGTGCTGGCCAGCTGCAGGGTGTCGGCCCACAGGCTCCCCGTGGCACGCTTTTCCCATTGCAGACAACGTAACAGcaggtgcccagcctgcccctaGCAGCCTGGAGCCAGCACTGCCGACAGGAAGAGCCCCATCTCGGCCTGCACGTGCCTTGGCCACCAGGCAAGGCTCGCACAAGCCGTCCCTCCAGCCTCAGGTCCCTTCAGGGCAGGcctccagagcagcctgagcagGACAGCCCCAGGCCCCACCAGGGCAGGCTCGCAGGTCTGGGCAGACGACAAGGGACTGCCTGGAACAAAGCTCCTGCTGGATGTGATGGAGATGACCCAGCCCCATCCTTCAGGAAACAGCTCCAGGATGCCTGGCAGGCCCAAGGCAGCAGGCAGTCCCACAGTGGGGCCCAGTATCCCTCATTCTTAGAGCAAGGGAGGCTCAGATCACTGTCATGGGAGGTCAGGGAGCTGGGCCAGAAGTTGAGTGATGTGACTGAGACCCTGAGTGAATGGTCTATCTTATAAAGCCTGACTTGACTTTCTCTGGCATAAAAGTACATCTtcccagccaggcacagtggctcatgcctataatctcagcgcATTGtggggctgaggtgagaggatcacttgaggccaggagttcaagaccagcaacatagcaagatccagtctctacaaaaagttaaaagattaaccgggcatggtggctcgtgcctgcagtcccagctactcaggaagctgaggcaggaggatctctcaagctcaggagtttgaggctgcactgagctgtgatgatgacactgcactccagcaactggatatccacaagcCAGAGAAGGAAGCTGCGCTTCCCTTATATCACGtctaaaaattaactcaaaatggaccaaatACCTAAACATAGGAgccaaaactgtaaaactcttagaaaaagacataggagaaaagcttcaTTATATCAGATTTGGccattatattttggatatgacaccaaaagcacaggccacaacaataaaaatagataaactggacttcctgaagattaaaatttttgtgcatcaaaggacactaccaacagagtgaaaaggcagcccACAGAATAGGAAGAGatacttgcaaatcatatctCTGATAAGGAACTggtgtccagaatatataaagtgcTTCTACAacttaacaacaataaaaccaaCCTGATTCAAACATTCGGAAAGAGCCAAGTgtagtggctgacgcctgtaatccctgcactttggggagccaaggtgggaggatcacttgaggccaggagttgagagACCAACCTGTTCaacaaaacactttaaaaattatttgggcaAGGTGGTTCCaggctgtagttccagctacttgggaggctgaggcaggaggatcaattgagcccaggagttggaggttacagtgagctatgattacgccactgcactccagcctgcgtgacagagcaagaccctatataaaataagataaaagacataaaataaaaaataaaatattaaattagatttaaaaatggaaaggacgtgaatagacgtttctccaaagaagatatagaaatggccaataaacacatgaaaagatgttcaacatcccTAGTcatccaggaaatgcaaatcaaaaccacaatgagataccatttgctatggtttgaatgagtCCTCCAAAGTTCGTGTGTTGGAAATTCAATCCCCAATGCAGCAATGttgagaagtggggcctttaagaggtgattaggctgTGGGTGCTCTGCCCGCAAGAGTGGATTCATGCCCTTATTGTGGACGTGGATTAGGTATCATGGGAATGGGTTCCTGATCAGAGGATGAGTTTGGTCTCTCTcgctccctctctttctctctctcacactctcttgcccttccgccttctgccatgggaggaCATAGCAAGGAGGCCTCGCCAGATGCCAGCCCttcaatcttggacttctaggcctccaaaactgtaagaaatatatc
This window harbors:
- the HSBP1L1 gene encoding heat shock factor-binding protein 1-like protein 1, encoding MDTRGPETPGGAVLRDAAENLIQELQEHFQALTATLTIRMEEMGHRIEDLQKNVNDLMVQAGIENSIKEQMT